The following are encoded together in the Salvia hispanica cultivar TCC Black 2014 chromosome 6, UniMelb_Shisp_WGS_1.0, whole genome shotgun sequence genome:
- the LOC125195763 gene encoding peptidyl-prolyl cis-trans isomerase FKBP17-1, chloroplastic isoform X1, protein MALQSYRFHFAAIRFSPPNVPPNKLYATQSPPAARRRAFSLFTITTFLSFSTSNMASWSKPEISDFFELPNSGGVKALDLRMGDDAGETPSSGDTVVIHYYGRLAAKQGWRFDSTYDHKDENGDPLPFQFVLASGKVISGIESAVRSMKVGGIRRVVIPPSQGYQNTSQEPIPPNFFDRQRLFTTIFNPTRLANGEGSTLGTLIFDIELVTTKVFSFGRRK, encoded by the exons ATGGCGCTTCAATCCTATCGTTTCCATTTTGCCGCCATCCGCTTTTCTCCGCCTAACGTTCCGCCAAACAAATTATACGCCACCCAATCGCCACCTGCAGCAAGAAGAAGGGCTTTCTCACTCTTTACAATTACCACGTTTTTGTCCTTCTCCACTTCAAATATGGCTAGTTGGTCCAAACCCGAGATTTCGGACTTCTTTGAGCTTCCAAACTCCGGCGGCGTCAAGGCCCTAGACCTCCGGATGGGTGACGACGCCGGCGAAACTCCATCCTCCGGCGATACG GTCGTGATTCATTACTATGGAAGACTGGCGGCGAAGCAGGGATGGCGATTCGATTCCACTTACGATCATAAAGATGAGAATGGAGATCCCCTTCCTTTTCAATTTGTTCTTGCTTCTGGAAAG GTCATATCTGGTATTGAATCAGCTGTGAGATCAATGAAAGTAGGTGGCATTCGCCGCGTCGTTATCCCTCCATCACAAGGATATCAGAATACATCTCAAGAACCCATCCCACCTAAT TTTTTCGATAGACAGAGATTATTCACTACTATATTCAATCCAACTCGTCTAGCCAATGGTGAAGGCTCGACCTTGGGGACACTCATATTTGATATCGAGCTG GTAACTACTAAGGTGTTTAGCTTTGGACGTCGGAAATGA
- the LOC125195763 gene encoding peptidyl-prolyl cis-trans isomerase FKBP17-1, chloroplastic isoform X2, whose amino-acid sequence MALQSYRFHFAAIRFSPPNVPPNKLYATQSPPAARRRAFSLFTITTFLSFSTSNMASWSKPEISDFFELPNSGGVKALDLRMGDDAGETPSSGDTVVIHYYGRLAAKQGWRFDSTYDHKDENGDPLPFQFVLASGKVISGIESAVRSMKVGGIRRVVIPPSQGYQNTSQEPIPPNFFDRQRLFTTIFNPTRLANGEGSTLGTLIFDIELEQSATDFL is encoded by the exons ATGGCGCTTCAATCCTATCGTTTCCATTTTGCCGCCATCCGCTTTTCTCCGCCTAACGTTCCGCCAAACAAATTATACGCCACCCAATCGCCACCTGCAGCAAGAAGAAGGGCTTTCTCACTCTTTACAATTACCACGTTTTTGTCCTTCTCCACTTCAAATATGGCTAGTTGGTCCAAACCCGAGATTTCGGACTTCTTTGAGCTTCCAAACTCCGGCGGCGTCAAGGCCCTAGACCTCCGGATGGGTGACGACGCCGGCGAAACTCCATCCTCCGGCGATACG GTCGTGATTCATTACTATGGAAGACTGGCGGCGAAGCAGGGATGGCGATTCGATTCCACTTACGATCATAAAGATGAGAATGGAGATCCCCTTCCTTTTCAATTTGTTCTTGCTTCTGGAAAG GTCATATCTGGTATTGAATCAGCTGTGAGATCAATGAAAGTAGGTGGCATTCGCCGCGTCGTTATCCCTCCATCACAAGGATATCAGAATACATCTCAAGAACCCATCCCACCTAAT TTTTTCGATAGACAGAGATTATTCACTACTATATTCAATCCAACTCGTCTAGCCAATGGTGAAGGCTCGACCTTGGGGACACTCATATTTGATATCGAGCTG GAGCAGTCTGCTACTGATTTTCTGTGA
- the LOC125195765 gene encoding protein PHLOEM PROTEIN 2-LIKE A9-like, producing MSTPTPHHVGAPSLELKLDDKKKMEIKPKDLSIVWGKDNRYWSVPDDGTAAELYQVSWLEVTGCVSKTEPGKEYEVGFKLSFTADAFGWSGSPVYILVKRGKTAKFKGHKFSLDTSKESEEIKAKIDPIDNITTDEAEDENSKVYFGLYEVWRGKWKGGLRIHHAFIQELN from the exons ATGTCTACCCCTACTCCTCACCATGTTGGAGCACCATCACTAGAATTGAAG cttgatgataaaaaaaagatggaaATCAAACCCAAAGACCTCAGCATCGTCTGGGGCAAAGACAATCGATACTGGAGCGTCCCGGATGATGG GACCGCGGCAGAGCTGTACCAGGTGTCGTGGCTGGAGGTGACGGGTTGCGTGAGCAAAACCGAACCGGGTAAGGAGTACGAAGTCGGGTTTAAACTATCGTTCACGGCGGATGCATTCGGGTGGAGCGGCTCTCCGGTTTACATTTTGGTGAAGAGAGGGAAAACCGCCAAATTCAAAGGGCATAAGTTCTCCCTCGACACCTCAAAAGAGAGCGAGGAAATCAAGGCCAAGATTGATCCAATCGATAATATAACCACAGATGAAGCTGAAGACGAAAATTCAAAGGTTTATTTTGGTTTGTATGAAGTTTGGCGTGGCAAGTGGAAAGGAGGCCTCAGGATTCATCATGCTTTTATACAAGAActcaattga